The following proteins come from a genomic window of Canis aureus isolate CA01 chromosome 3, VMU_Caureus_v.1.0, whole genome shotgun sequence:
- the CFAP68 gene encoding cilia- and flagella-associated protein 68 isoform X2, whose product MWPVNSLSLQSRGDRTAKEAALRQSLAYFLANPHYGSLINADGHAEIWTDWNDMSKFFQYGWRCTTNENSYSNHTLMGNWNQERYDLRNIVQPKPLPSQFGHYFETTYDMSYNNKRPLSTHRFKREPHWFPGHQPELDPPRYKCTEKSTYMASYSEPPLGQYSACVWNPSNCQEVQDSKKE is encoded by the exons ATGTGGCCTGTGAATTCACTGAGCTTACAGTCTCGTGGAGACCGCACAGCGAAGGAGGCAGCCCTG AGACAGTCCCTCGCCTATTTCCTTGCAAACCCACACTATGGCAGCCTCATTAATGCAGATGGACATGCTGAAATATGGACAGATTGGAATGATATGTCCAAGTTTTTCCAATATGGATGGAGATGTACCACTAATGAGAATTCCTATTCAAATCATACCCTGATGGGAAACTGGAACCAGGAAAGATATGACCTGAGGAATATCGTGCAGCCCAAACCCTTGCCTTCCCAG tttggacACTATTTTGAAACAACGTATGACATGAGCTATAACAACAAAAGGCCACTTTCAACTCATA GGTTTAAGAGAGAGCCTCACTGGTTTCCAGGACATCAGCCTGAGCTGGATCCTCCTCGATACAAATGCACAGAAAAGTCAACTTATATGGCTAGCTACTCAGAGCCTCCACTTGGGCAATactctgcctgtgtgtggaaTCCTAGTAACTGCCAAGAGGTCCAGGATtctaagaaagaataa
- the FDXACB1 gene encoding ferredoxin-fold anticodon-binding domain-containing protein 1: protein MAPRRLLLVGEGNFSFAAALSETLDGSTRVTATCLQRAADVARDPVARENLRRLRERGTEILFCVDCTRLADALELHPREFDRIYFNFPHCGRKAGVAKNRELLAKFFQSCKDVLAEEGEVHVALCRGQGGTSADKPRREWHNSWQVVAMAALGGFILSEVHPFSCESVPGYKCTGYRSQDKSFHVEGALNHIFTRSLPFGCSQPRTFRIKLGDRWFSFPEPEALVGKLNRGFLEAPSCHPIKTINEKLIAELGKAFPLKRLNCSFPLLPEGSTNVLTYWNCDSLSAAFWISLCEDNSNSESLTGGTTQDMKDFLVLFSELNLLKDPGLDSKEEAHEEIYGQNKVCLRPSLLVHVQAVIQAPGFFPGSLHVLSGPVFRKCFILPFTMPAFHEILFILGFNKNLKDHYLQSLLDHLKGTLDSLLTQTLLEGSKLSSSVEFVFQPNGKDYFIYVKSHNFGPDCAKDLIIGSVTSATSIIHKDQSFMFVSMNLDLLTMLVWGISDWRMLWTFDPRFLKNFVPGKIEPFKSYSLYPPCYVHDISFWLDKKKEFDELEFHTVARAVSQDTVISIQFLSRFQHPKTQQVSLCYRLTYQTCDKALTRQQVASMQLQFRKEIQQRLHVIPR from the exons ATGGCCCCTCGGCGCCTCCTGTTGGTTGGGGAGGGGAATTTTTCCTTCGCCGCTGCGCTGAGCGAGACCCTGGACGGGAGCACCCGTGTAACCGCCACCTGCCTGCAGCGCGCGGCCGACGTGGCCCGGGATCCCGTGGCCCGGGAGAATCTGCGGCGCCTGCGCGAGCGAG GTACTGAGATACTTTTTTGTGTGGACTGCACCCGTCTGGCAGATGCCTTGGAACTGCACCCCAGGGAGTTTGAtcgaatttattttaattttccccactGTGGACGCAAAGCTGGAGTAGCTAAGAACAGGGAACTGCTTGCCAAGTTTTTCCAGAG CTGTAAAGATGTTcttgcagaggaaggagaagtcCATGTGGCATTGTGTAGAGGACAAGGTGGGACTTCTGCtgataagccaaggagagaatgGCACAACAGCTGGCAGGTGGTTGCCATGGCTGCTCTGGGAGGATTCATTTTAAGTGAGGTGCATCCCTTCAGCTGTGAGTCTGTGCCAGGGTACAAGTGCACTGGATATAG GAGTCAAGATAAGTCCTTTCATGTAGAAGGTGCTTTGAACCATATCTTCACCCGGAGCTTACCCTTTGGGTGTTCACAACCCAGAACCTTCAGGATCAAACTGGGTGACCGGTGGTTTTCCTTTCCAGAACCAGAAGCACTTGTAGGAAAGTTGAACAG AGGTTTCCTAGAAGCACCTTCCTGTCATCCCATCAAAACCATTAATGAGAAGCTCATTGCTGAATTGGGCAAAGCTTTCCCTCTTAAGAGGCTGAACTGTTCCTTTCCTTTACTGCCAGAGGGAAGCACCAATGTTCTCACTTACTGGAACTGTGACAGTCTGTCGGCTGCCTTTTGGATTAGTCTCTGTGAAGATAACTCAAATTCTGAGTCCCTGACTGGTGGGACAACACAAGACATGAAGGACTTTCTAGTGTTATTTTCAGAACTTAATCTTCTCAAGGATCCTGGATTAGACAGCAAGGAAGAAGCTCATGAAGAAATCTATGGCCAAAATAAGGTGTGCCTTAGACCTTCTCTCCTAGTTCATGTTCAGGCTGTCATCCAAGCACCAGGCTTCTTCCCAGGTTCCCTACACGTCCTCAGTGGACCTGTCTTTCGGAAGTGCTTTATCTTGCCTTTCACAATGCCAGCATttcatgagattttatttatccttggGTTTAATAAAAATCTGAAGGATCATTATCTTCAGTCACTGCTGGATCACCTGAAGGGCACTCTTGATAGCCTTCTGACCCAGACATTGCTGGAGGGCTCTAAGCTGAGCAGTTCAGTGGAATTTGTCTTTCAACCAAATgggaaagattattttatttatgtgaagtCTCATAATTTTGGCCCAGATTGTGCCAAGGATCTGATTATTGGGTCTGTCACATCTGCTACAAGCATTATACACAAAGACCAGAGTTTTATGTTTGTGTCTATGAACTTGGACCTACTAACAATGCTTGTCTGGGGTATCTCAGACTGGAGGATGTTGTGGACCTTTGATCCCCGTTTCCTGAAGAATTTTGTTCCTGGGAAAATAGAACCCTTTAAAAGCTATTCCCTGTATCCTCCGTGCTATGTGCATGATATTAGTTTTTGGTTagataagaagaaagaatttgaTGAACTAGAGTTTCACACAGTGGCCCGAGCAGTGTCCCAGGACACTGTCATATCCATACAATTCCTTAGTCGTTTCCAGCATCCTAAGACTCAACAGGTCAGTCTCTGCTATAGATTGACATATCAGACCTGTGACAAGGCCCTCACTCGGCAGCAGGTGGCATCAATGCAATTACAGTTTAGGAAAGAGATTCAGCAAAGACTACATGTAATACCTCGATAG
- the CFAP68 gene encoding cilia- and flagella-associated protein 68 isoform X3 — MRSQAGTSAQRQSLAYFLANPHYGSLINADGHAEIWTDWNDMSKFFQYGWRCTTNENSYSNHTLMGNWNQERYDLRNIVQPKPLPSQFGHYFETTYDMSYNNKRPLSTHRFKREPHWFPGHQPELDPPRYKCTEKSTYMASYSEPPLGQYSACVWNPSNCQEVQDSKKE; from the exons ATGAGATCACAAGCAGGCACCAGCGCACAG AGACAGTCCCTCGCCTATTTCCTTGCAAACCCACACTATGGCAGCCTCATTAATGCAGATGGACATGCTGAAATATGGACAGATTGGAATGATATGTCCAAGTTTTTCCAATATGGATGGAGATGTACCACTAATGAGAATTCCTATTCAAATCATACCCTGATGGGAAACTGGAACCAGGAAAGATATGACCTGAGGAATATCGTGCAGCCCAAACCCTTGCCTTCCCAG tttggacACTATTTTGAAACAACGTATGACATGAGCTATAACAACAAAAGGCCACTTTCAACTCATA GGTTTAAGAGAGAGCCTCACTGGTTTCCAGGACATCAGCCTGAGCTGGATCCTCCTCGATACAAATGCACAGAAAAGTCAACTTATATGGCTAGCTACTCAGAGCCTCCACTTGGGCAATactctgcctgtgtgtggaaTCCTAGTAACTGCCAAGAGGTCCAGGATtctaagaaagaataa
- the CFAP68 gene encoding cilia- and flagella-associated protein 68 isoform X1, with amino-acid sequence MEQLDKICYHLSTNSSNNTSHSASKYCSSVKRQSLAYFLANPHYGSLINADGHAEIWTDWNDMSKFFQYGWRCTTNENSYSNHTLMGNWNQERYDLRNIVQPKPLPSQFGHYFETTYDMSYNNKRPLSTHRFKREPHWFPGHQPELDPPRYKCTEKSTYMASYSEPPLGQYSACVWNPSNCQEVQDSKKE; translated from the exons ATGGAACAGCTGGATAAGATTTGCTATCACTTATCTACAAATTCTTCAAACAATACAAGCCACTCAGCATCAAAATACTGTTCATCAGTGAAG AGACAGTCCCTCGCCTATTTCCTTGCAAACCCACACTATGGCAGCCTCATTAATGCAGATGGACATGCTGAAATATGGACAGATTGGAATGATATGTCCAAGTTTTTCCAATATGGATGGAGATGTACCACTAATGAGAATTCCTATTCAAATCATACCCTGATGGGAAACTGGAACCAGGAAAGATATGACCTGAGGAATATCGTGCAGCCCAAACCCTTGCCTTCCCAG tttggacACTATTTTGAAACAACGTATGACATGAGCTATAACAACAAAAGGCCACTTTCAACTCATA GGTTTAAGAGAGAGCCTCACTGGTTTCCAGGACATCAGCCTGAGCTGGATCCTCCTCGATACAAATGCACAGAAAAGTCAACTTATATGGCTAGCTACTCAGAGCCTCCACTTGGGCAATactctgcctgtgtgtggaaTCCTAGTAACTGCCAAGAGGTCCAGGATtctaagaaagaataa